The genomic DNA CTTCCGGCTTGTGGCGCGCCCAGCCCTGCACATCGTTGTAGGGCAGGGCCACGTAGAAGGGATTGAGCTGCGGCGAGAAGCCCTTCGGGCGGAATTCACCGCTGCTGTGATTGGCGACGCGCGCGGCCGGATCGGGATTGTCGTAGCCGCCGAAATTCTGCGCCCATGCCTGGTCCCACGAGGATTTGTGGTTCGGCGTCGGGTTGTTCTGGGTCGGCTGCTCGCCGATCCAGAAGACGGTGGCGGTGATATTGAGCCGCCATGGATAGACTTGGCCCGCGGAGGGATTGACCGGTCGCACCGGGGCGGTGGGCCGGTTCGAGGTCGGGATGACCACCCGCGGCAGGTTGCCGGTGGTCTTCGCGGTCTGCGCTCCCAGCGTGGGGAGCAAGGCGACCAGCGCCGACAAAACGAGCCCGGCGGCTCGATCCGCTAGGCTTCGGGTATTGGCTTGGGGGGCTCGTCTTCCCATCGTTAAGTTTTATTAAAAACGTCGCAAAATGGTGTCCTTCAGGAACCGGTCGTCCGTGGCGGGGTAGTCTAGCGTATGGTGCAAGCCCCTCGATTCACGGCGTCGGATCGCGCAATCGACGACGAGGGAAGCGACCGCGACGAGGTTGCGCAACTCTAGAATGTCGGCGGTGACACGATGGCCCCAGTAAAACTCGCGCACTTCTTTTTTCAAATTACGCAATCGCGTGCCGGCGCGCCGCAGCCGGTTGTCGGTGCGGACGATCGACACGTAGTCCCACATCAGGCGCCGCAGCTCGTCCCAATTGTGGTAAATCACCACCAGTTCGTCCGGTGCGGTCACGTCGCCGTGGTGCCATCCCGGGACGTCCGGCGCGTCGTCGGTGTGCTTTTCCACGCCGTAGTGTTGGAGGATGTCATCGAGCGCGCGGCGGGCGGTGACGTTGCCTTCCAGCAGGGAATTCGAGGCGAGGCGATTCGCGCCGTGCAGGCCGGTGCAGGCGACCTCGCCGATGGCATACAGCCCGCGGATGGTGGTCTTGCCATTGATGTCGGCGACCACGCCACCGCATTGGTAGTGGGCGGCCGGCACGACGGGGATCGGCTGCTTCTCGCAATCGAGCCCGAAGCTACGGAGCTTCTCGTAGATGAAGGGAAAGCGCTCGCGCATGAAGCCCGCCGGCTTGTGCGTCACATCGAGATACACGCAGGGCGCGCCGGTCTTCTTGATTTCGCGGTCGATCGCGCGGGCCACGATGTCGCGCGGTGCCAGCGAGCCGCGCGGGTCGGCCTTCTTGGTGAAGTCCTCCCCCTTTGCATTGATGAGGATGCCGCCCTCGCCGCGCACCGCCTCGCTGACCAGAAAGGAGCGGGCCTCCGCGCCCATGGCTGCCGGGTTGTAGAAGCAGGTCGGGTGAAACTGGATGAACTCCATGTTCGCCACGCTGGCCCCGGCGCGCCAGGCCATCGCCACACCATCGCCGGTCGAGGAGTCGGGGTTGGTGGTGTAGAGGTAAACCTTGCCGCAGCCGCCGGTGGCGAGCACCACGCGATCGGAGCGGAAAATCTTCACCTCGCCGGTCGCCTTTTCCAGCACGTAGGCGCCGAGCACGCGGTCCTCCGTGACCACGCCGAGCTTGCCGGTGGTGATCAGGTCGATGGTGAAATGATTTTCCAGCAGCGTGATGTTCGGCGTTGCCCGCGCGGCTTCGACCAAGGACTCCGCGATCTCCCGGCCGGTGGTGTCACGGGCGTGGAGGATGCGGCGCTTCGAGTGGCCGCCTTCCTTGCCGAGAGCGAAGTGATCGCCCTCCTTGTCGAAATCCACGCCATGGGAGACTAGGTCTTCCACCGTTGAAGCGCCCTCGCTGACGATGGCGCGCACCACGTCTTCTTTGCAGAGCCCCGCGCCGGCATCGAGCGTGTCGGCCACGTGGAGCTTGAAGCTGTCGCCTTGGTCGCACAGTCCTTCCGGCAGCACGGAAGCCAGCCCGCCCTGTGCCCACGCCGTGTTCGAGTCCAAGGCAGCGCCTTTCGTCAGCACGATCACCGAACCGTGCTTCGCGGCACGGATGGCAAAGGTGAGACCGGCAATGCCTGCGCCGATCACCAGGAAGTCGCACGTCATGGGGGCGGAAGAATCGCTGCCTGAGGCGGACCGAAAAGCCGAAACACCGTCAAGGGTGGGAAAGGTTCGGAATTTACGAGTTTTTGAGGGCCGCTTTTGCGGAAAAGCACGTAATAAACTGTTTTAATCAGACTGATTACCTAATCTTCAAGGTAGCAAAAGTCACTCAATGGAAAAATTAGTGAGCAAATATGGCTTATTCCTTGCTTGTGGGGCGAAGCAGTCTAATTAAGCCGACCGACCTCAATGAACAACCAGACCCCATATACCAACCAACGGGACGTGCTCCTGCGTGCCGCCCTCCGCACCGGTATCTCCCACGGCCAGGCCGCATTTTATGCGGTCGTGGCGCTTTCCGGACCGCTCGCTGCCCAGAGCATCAGCGTCAATTTCGGCGCCGAGCAGGGCGGCGAAGTGTCGGAAGCATCCAAGACTGCCGGAGCGGTTCCGGTGGCCGGCAATTTTTGGAACAACACCACGGTCGCCGCCGGCACGCTGGGTGGCTTGTTGGACAGCAATGGTGCGACCACCACCGGCAGCGTCAGTTGGAATAGCGAGAACACCTATCTCTCGGCATCCACCGGAGCCACCGCCACGTCCGAGAACGGCGACCTGACCACCGGGTATCTCGACGACTCGGGGGCCGGTTGGACCATGGATCTCGCGTCGCCGTTCCTGCTCAACGACATCTACATCATCCACGCCACCGACCAGGCCTCGCCTGGCGCGATCTCCGCGGTGCGGGTGAACGGCTCTTTCTACAAGGGCGACGGAGTCGGCGCTACCATCCCCGGCACTGCCAGCCAGTCCTGGTCTGCCGCCAGTTGGACGAATGCCGACACGCTCGTCGAAAGCACGAACTTCATCAAGGTGCTCGGCCAGCCGGCGGTCTCGCTGTCTGGGGTGCGGGGAACTACCTCCCGCTCGGCCTTGGGCGGTGTTCAGGTCGTGAACGCCTACGCCGGCACGCTTGCCTACTGGGATGCCAACGGTGCCACCGCCGGCTTCGGCGATCCTATCGATGGCACCTGGGGTACCAACACCTTCTGGAGCGCCTCGGCTGCCGGAGACACCGCCACCACCGCTTGGACCGCGGGCCGCGCGGCGGTTTTCTCGGCTCCCGCCGTGGACACGAATTTCACGGTCTCCGTCACCGGCACCCAGGCTGCGGACGCCATCTGGCTTAAGCAGGGCCTCCAACAGCTCAACGGCGGCGTGATCAATCTCTCCGGCGGTCTCGGCCTGGTGCGTGCCGATGGCAACTCCCAGCTCGTGATCGGCTCGCAGCTCACGGGGACGGACGTCACCTTTGCCGGTCCCGTCTATCTCCTGAATGCCGCGAACAGCATCACCGGCCTTGTCACGGTGAAGAGCGGCACCACCACGCTCGAAGCGAACCAATCGTGGGCGCGGATCGCGGGCGGCGGCACCATCGCCACAGCCGGCGACAGCGTCCTGACGGTGGG from Luteolibacter arcticus includes the following:
- the nadB gene encoding L-aspartate oxidase encodes the protein MTCDFLVIGAGIAGLTFAIRAAKHGSVIVLTKGAALDSNTAWAQGGLASVLPEGLCDQGDSFKLHVADTLDAGAGLCKEDVVRAIVSEGASTVEDLVSHGVDFDKEGDHFALGKEGGHSKRRILHARDTTGREIAESLVEAARATPNITLLENHFTIDLITTGKLGVVTEDRVLGAYVLEKATGEVKIFRSDRVVLATGGCGKVYLYTTNPDSSTGDGVAMAWRAGASVANMEFIQFHPTCFYNPAAMGAEARSFLVSEAVRGEGGILINAKGEDFTKKADPRGSLAPRDIVARAIDREIKKTGAPCVYLDVTHKPAGFMRERFPFIYEKLRSFGLDCEKQPIPVVPAAHYQCGGVVADINGKTTIRGLYAIGEVACTGLHGANRLASNSLLEGNVTARRALDDILQHYGVEKHTDDAPDVPGWHHGDVTAPDELVVIYHNWDELRRLMWDYVSIVRTDNRLRRAGTRLRNLKKEVREFYWGHRVTADILELRNLVAVASLVVDCAIRRRESRGLHHTLDYPATDDRFLKDTILRRF